The DNA region ATCTACGCGTTGTTCAAGCTGCTGGCCAAGATCCTCGAGAAGGCGATCTCGGTGCAGAGTCTCGGCGACCGCGACAAGTGGGGCGGTGCGATTGTCGGCGCAATTCGCGGCTGGCTGATCGCCGGCGTGCTGCTGTTCATGACCATCATCCTGCCGCTGCCGCGTGCCTACTACGAGATGATGGACAAGTCGATGCTGGCGACCTCCGCGGCCAAGTCGATCCAGGTGATTTACGACACCTCCAAGCCGCTGCACAGGACCTGGCCGACGTTTGTCGAGAAGGTGGAAGCGACCTTGACGACGATGCCGAGCGACAAGAAGGACGCTCCGAAGCGCAAGACGCGCAAGTCGCCGGAGAAGCAGGCCAAGGAAGCGCTGGCATTGCAGGATGCGCTCGACCGGCTGTATTATTTCTACGGCGAGGCGGATACGTATTAGGTGCACCCCACCATGACAGACGAGATTGTCTATCTCACTGGCGATTCCTCTGTGCGGGCCTAATTGACAGACAAGAATGTCTATCCTACCGGGAATGTTGGTAGGTTAGACATTCCTGTCTGACACCGGAAAATCCTAATGAAAGCGAAAACTCCGTAGGGGTAGGGACTGCCTACCGGCATGATCCGGCGCAGATTCGTTGGTTGGGCAGCGACAGACAAGAATGTCTATCCTAACAGATTGTTGGTGGGTCGGGTGGTAGGTCAGGATCCCTGCGATCCTGACGTTGGCTGGGAAGATTCAGTTGGCGTCAGGTCACATCCCGCACGGTTGAGGGCAGAGGCTTTTCCAAATGGTGCGTCGTGCGAGACAAAACGTGACGCAACGGGATCACACCAGTGGATTCGCTGCATAGGCTGAGTTGACTGACAGGAATGTCTATCCTACCGTTCAACAAATCCCCCCCAAAGCACGAAACCCGAACCGGGCGGGCGCCTGGTTCGGGTTTCTGTTGAGCAACTTGTCGTTACTACTAACCCGGTAACTCAAGGTCTAAAAGGTGGGACTATTTAAAAGCATATAGGGGCGAAATTGGGTTTTTGCTTTCCTCTCGGTGTTTTTGTCGAGGGGCCGGTTAAGACCCCTCGACAATCGGTAATGCAAACGTGAAGTGAATTTGCATTTACTGCTTCGATGACACGGTTTCTAACTCACTTCGTTATGATTATCTATCAAAGGCCGTGCCAACTTTGACTGCCTCCGGGAATCTTGCAACCCCTTGTGCCACAACGAAGGTGACTTCGTCACAGTTTGTAGCTGCCCTGACGAAGCAGTTTCTGCGACGCGACCTTGAAGGACGATAACCGCCTGATGTCTGGAAGTAGTTGTTGTTGAATGACTTGAGTAAACGCAAGAAGTGCGGGCCAAAAAATTAACGAGTGCTGTTTGTTGACTATTGCGGGGAACACAAGTTGGAGATCTTTGAATGCTTTTGGCTTGTGTTGGAATCAAGCAAACAACACTCGTTGCAGCGCATTCGGTTGGCCCGATCTCCGCGGACCGTGCGCCAAGGGCTATATACTATGTACTCCCGACGGGCGCAAGATGAATTTTCGGAAATTTGTAGTGATTCACTCGACAAATCAGACGCGCCTCCTTGGTAGGAGGACTATTTCATGCTCAACAAACTCTGGCGTCGCCATCAGAACGCCAACCAACTTCCCAGCGATCCGGCGTCGAGCCGCCTCGCAGCCAAAAACGTTTCTGTGTCGCAGCCGCGTCTAAAGACGATCACTCTCGATCTTGATCGTGGTATCCACTTGTCTCCCTTCGACTCCGGTCGCGCCCGGCTCGAGATCTACCGTTTCTTGCGTGACCAGGTCCCGGTGCTCAATGCCGTGATTTGGACCTGGGTACGGCTTTGCGCCGCCCGCTATGACTTTCAGATTGTCGGCGCCCGCTCGGCCGAGCAGGAGGACGCCGTTCGATCAGTCCTGTACGATCTCGACCAGCGGGTCTACCGCAATGGTCTGCTCAAGCGCGGTGGCTTCCGCGAGCTGCTGCTGCAATTCTTCGAGTCGTTGTTCACCGACGGCGCTGTCTGCGGCGAGCTCCAGCTTTCACCGTCGCGCCGGCAAGTGGATCGCTTCCTGCTTGCCGATATGAAGACGATCGTCATCGAGCCGGAGGGCGAGAACTACCGTCTTTATCAGGAAGATGACACCCGCCGCAGCGCGCTCAATCCCGACACGATTTTCTACTATGGATTGGGTGCCCAGCCCGGTTCGGTGAGCGGGCGGTCGCTGCTGGCGGCGATTCCGTTCGTAGCGCGCATAGAGCAGACTTTGGTCTCGGATATGCACCGCGCCATGCGCTCCGCCGGCTATCACCGCATCCACGTCAAGGTCACCCGCCCCGAGAAACGTTCCGATGAAAGCGACGGCGACTACTTCACGCGCGCTAATAACTATTTTGACGACACCGTCGAGATGATGCGCGATTTCGGACCGGACAAGAATCCGGTCACGTGGGACGATGTCAATATCGAGTATCTCGGCCCCGGCACGCGCTCGTCGTCGGCTTCCGGGTGGTATCTCAACCACAAGTCGATGATCGAGGATATTTGTTCCGGCACGCATCTGGCGCCGTTCATGCTGGGTTACGCTTACGGCACGACCCACAACTGGGCCGAGTTCAAATACGAGCTGGTGCAACGACAGGTGGTCACGGTGCAGAACGCGGCGGCCTCGCTGCTCAACTGGATCGCGAACGTCGAGCTGGCGCTGCGCGGCATCCCGGCCGAAGTCCAATATCGTTTCGAAAATCGGGCCCACATCGGCCTGACCGAGCGCGCGCAGGCGGAGAAGATCCAGATCGAGAACATCGTCACGAAGTTGAACAACAAGCTGATCACGCAGGAGGACGCGGCCAACCAGATCGCGCGGATGGCGTGAGCGATCTGGCGCGCGCACCACGCCCCTGTAGCTCCGACTTTAGTCGGAGAAGGGCGACGGGCAGGTATAGCGTTCGATGGAAGAGGGTGCCCGACAGAAGGAGGACGGTATCCGACTGAAGTCGGATCTACAGGGGAGGGGGCATGTCCGACTGAAGTCGGACCCACGGGGGGCTGCAGGTCGTTTGAGGTTCCGCATTTAATCATCGCTGGAGTCAGAGGGATCACTTGTGCCTAAGTCGACATTCTCACGCAACAATCGCTGGCGGCGGGCGGTCACCGACCCGGTGTTGTTCTGCCGCGAATTTCTGGAGCTGGAGCCGCATCCGGGCCAGCGGCAGTGGTTGATGCAGTCGGTCAAGGATCAGAATCTGCTGGTCACCGGCAACCGCTGGGGCAAGTCACTGATCCAGGCCGCCAAGCTCCTGCACCGCGCGGTCTATCGTATTCGGTCGCGCCGTTATGACGACTGCCCGCGCTACCGTATCCTCAACCTCTCGATTACGCAGGACCAGGCAAACATCGTCTTCAACAACTGCCTGCAGTTGATCCGTGGCAAGTCGCTGGTCGAACTATTGGTCGATAGTGTGGTGCAAACGCCGTATCCGAGAATCGTCTTCGGCAACGGCGCCGAGATCACCGCCCGCACGTCGCAGAACCGCGCCGAGCATATTCTCGGCCACGACTACGATTTGATCAGCTTCGATGAGGTCGCCTTCGAGCCCCACGTTGACTACATTGTCAACGAGGTGCTGACGATGCGGCTGGCTGACCGCAGCGGCCGCCTCGATCTGGTTTCCACGCCGTGCGGGCGCAACTGGTTCTATCGCAAGTACCGCGAGTTGAAAGCTCGTCCCGAAAGCGCGTACGTGCAATGGGGCGCGGCAGCGGAGAATCCGAATATCAGTCAGGACTTTCTGGAAGAGAAACGCTCCCGGTTGTCGCCCGCGCGCGTCGCGCAGAACCTGGCCGGGTTGTTCGTCGATTCCGATCGCGAAATTCTGAAGGAGGAACAGATCCAGTTAGCCGTGGCGCAGTCGACCGGCCTGGCGTCACGAATGCCCGAGCATCGCTACGTCTCCGGCTGGGACTTGGCGCGCAAAGAGACCTTCACCGTCGGCATCACACTCGATATCACCACGCTGCCGTATCAACTGGTCAAGTTGGAGCGGTTTCAGAATCGCGACTGGCCGTTTGTCTATGCGGCGATCCGCGCGCGCAAGCGCGAGTATGGCGGCGACACGGTGATCGATGCCACCGGTGTCGGGGATGTGGTTCTCGCCGAAGTCGAAGACATCCATCCGATCGGCTTCATTTTCACGACGCACACGAAAGCGGAACTGCTGACGAACCTGCAATCGCAATTCGCGGCGGGGAATGTGGGGTTGCCGCCGATCGAGACTGACGTCGGGGGGAATGACTATTGGAGTCTGGCGGATGAACTGCGGGATCTGAACTGGGACAAAAATAACCACTGCGACGCCGCGATGGCGCTCGCACTGGCGTTGTGGGGGGCGAAGTCAGCGAAGTCGAAAATGCCGGACCTGGGCTTTCGACTTGGTGAGGTCTAACTCCGCCGTTTCAGCATGCGCAGGCCGGCCAGACCGGCGCCCAGGAGCAGAATCGTCGCCGGTTCGGGAACCGTCGTCGGCGGCAGGCTGCCGTCCTGGTTGTTCTGCTCGGGGGTGTAGATGTCGCGATCAAACTGGTCGCCGATGCGATCAGTTGTGCTGTTGACCAGCGAGTTGGTCGTCGAGCCCGAAGTGGTCAGGCTGGTGTTCGGCTTGTGGAAGCCCAGCACCATCGGATTGCCGTAAGCGTTCGTGTAGCTCAGGCACAGGATCGCGAGCACGGTCAAGATTGCCAGCGCGGTAAGTTTGGTGGTACTAACAAATCGTTCCAAGAGCAATCTCCTCTCAAGGTCTACATTAACAGAATCTATGCCGAAAAGCCCCATGCGGAATAAAACCGTCCAACTACTTGCGGATGAACGAGTTGGATAAGTGAAATTCTCCCGTTGGCCGCTTGCGGCACTCATTAACATTGCAGCGCACTGCACATAAGTTACGCGCAACTGCTTCCGGCACAACGCCCAGTCCGCCCTGCCGTCAACTCCGCCGTCGATCGGCAAATCACTACAAGACCCGGCCAGCCGGTAGTGAATCGCTCCAAGAATCAGACCGCACTCCTTAGTGAAGGACAACGCTTCACAGGAGGTCATGTGAAACATCTCACCGGAAGTCTGGCCGCGACCGCAAGTCTCGACTCCGAACAGGACAAGAATGAACTGGTCGCGGAGATCAATCGCGTCATCAAGCCGTCACGTGCGGCGACCGTCGACAATGTCTATCTCGGTGTGCTTGATGCCGCCTCCAACCGCGTGAATGCGCAGGGCGGGTGCTTCGGTTTGGCCGAGCTGGCGCGTTTGGCCGGCCTGATCGTCGATGTGCCGGTCTTGATCGGTCACAAGAAGCAGGAACTGCCGATCGGCCGCGTCTTCAAGGCGGAGGTCATTGAGCGCGATGGCGCACCGTGGTTGCGCGCCTACTTCTACTGGCATCGCGAGCAAACGGGTGCCGACGAACTCAAGGCCGGGATTGATGCGGGCGTTTACCGCGAATGCTCGCTCGGATTCTTGTACGCCCAACCCGAGTGCGGTATCTGCGGGCTCGACATGCGCAACTGCCGCCATCGGGTGCATGAGCCGGTGCGGGTCGGGAATCGCGAAGTGCGCGCGTTCTACTTCTACCGGAAAATTCAGCGCGTGTTGGAAGTGTCGCTGGTGTATCGTGGGGCCGTTGACGGCACCGCCGTTTCGACCCTGGCGCATCCCAACGCTCACGGCGAGGCCGATCCCTTTTGGCGGCAAAACGCCGCAATCATCTTCGATCCGTCCCAGCTTACCGTCGCACCCGGCGAACTGCTGATCGAACCCTTGTATCGTGGCGTGTGGCTGAGGCTCGATTCGTCCGGCGCGCAGATGCCCAACGGCGAGGAGTTCGATCATCCGGCCGCCGCTGAAGCTGCTGCGAAGATCGCCGAGCGCAAGGCCGTTGTCATCTGTCAAGCGATCGCCATGCGCGGTTCCAGTCGCCTGCCGGTGCGGAGCCTGCTGCGATCGAGCAATCGGGCGCGCGCCCGGCTCGTGGCATTTGACATTCTCCGCCTCGACGGCCATGATCTGGCGCACCTCAGTCTCCACGAGCGGCGGCGGTCGCTGCAGGAGTTGGTTGAGCAGGTCGACGGCCTCGAACTGGCGCCGCTGCAGCGGTGCTCGCTGGGAGAACTGGCGACTCACCCGGAACGTCACGGCTCAGCCGACGGTGCGCGCATCATTTCTATCACCGCCAGCGGTTGCACCGTCACGGAATTTCGCCGCAAGACGCACCTGCGGGTCATGATCAAGCCGGAGTCGCTCGATGAGCACCGCCACTCGCTGGTTGCCCAATTGCGTGACGGCGAAACGCTCAAGCTGGAACTGCCGGACCCTGCACTTGACCTGACGACGCCCCTGGTGTGGATCGAGCCGGTGCCCGGCGATTCGCAGCGCTGGCGGATGATCGACAGTGCCTGCGGCGATCGCGATTCTGATCCGGCCGAGGTTTTGACCAAGTTGCCGCCGCGCACGCGCCATCGCTTTGTGCTTCTGCTCGACACCAACGGCAACGCCTGGCTGCATCTGCGCCTGTCGGGCACCGAGCGGCTCTTCAAGATCGCGCTGTTGCGGTTGCCGCTCTTGCAGCTTGGCCGCCGGTTCTGGAGTGCGGCGATTGAGGCGAGTCCGGCGGCAATTCCGCAGGGCGTCCGGGTCCTCGATCGCGGCGTTGTCGAACAGTACTACGAGTGCCCCGAGTCCGGCGCCACGCTGACGCTCACCGGCGAGACGCTGCGCGACCGCTACGTCTTCAGCCGCACCAAACTGAGCGGACATCGCGCCTTCCTCTTTTCCCGTTCGGCCAGCGCTGCGCCGCTGCCGAGTCTAGCCGAGGAGTAACATGAAGAAAGCCAAACTTGCGCATCCGCAGAACCACAGCTCGGACGCGCCCGATCTTTTCCGCCGCGACAACCTGCTGCGCCTGCTGCTGACGATCGTCGTTGCGGCGGCCGGACTGATTACCGCGTATCACGCCACGATCTACGGCCTCAAGGAGCAACTGGCGACCAAGGCCGACCAGCAGCTTGTTGGCGCGATCGATTCGCGGCTGGTGCACATCGAAGCGATCCTGAACGAGCGCGTCGCCACCAAGACCGAGTTGCGCGAAGTCCGCGATCACCTCAACCAGAAACTGCTCGGTATCGAGGCGAAACTGCGCCTGCTGCCCGAGGAGGGAAGATGACCACTGATGCAATGCTGGCGGCGTTGCACGCCCACGCCGCCGACCTTGAGGCCGATGCGGTCGCTGCGATTGACTTCGCGCAGTTGCAGCGCGACCTCGAGGCCGCCGGCGCGCTGATCACCGAGCTTGATCGCCGCGCCGAGATCGGCCGGCGATTGCTCGCGAACTTCCGCAGCGATCTGCTGAACCGCGCCCGCGCCGTGGCCAAACTAACCGGCCGCGGCGCGCGCCTGACCGAGAAATTGATACTTGCCGAGTCGACCACACTCGATGAGTTGCTCGCGCTCAAAGACGACATCGACCGCGAATTTGACACGGCCTTTGCCCGGACGCTCACCGAGTCCCGCCGCGACGGGACGAGCGATGGGGCCAGGCTGGAACCCTTCAAAGTGGGGAAGAACTAACCCGCGAGCCGCAGGGAGACTTGCGACTCATTCACAAGCAGAAAGGAACTCATGGCTGTCCGTGATCAAAATCTCGAAGCCACCGGCGCGCTCTATCTGACCTTTGCGATCAGCCAGACCGCCAGTATCGACGACCTGAAGGATGCCGACATCGGCAAGGCCGTCAAACTCGCCAACAATTTTACCGTCAGCCCCG from Candidatus Zixiibacteriota bacterium includes:
- a CDS encoding PEP-CTERM sorting domain-containing protein; the protein is MERFVSTTKLTALAILTVLAILCLSYTNAYGNPMVLGFHKPNTSLTTSGSTTNSLVNSTTDRIGDQFDRDIYTPEQNNQDGSLPPTTVPEPATILLLGAGLAGLRMLKRRS
- a CDS encoding CvpA family protein, giving the protein MVFNLIALLVVLAFIAIGTKKGFLRELMALLGLVAALVISTGKLDFVAEEIAAALDASPLTVAVISYIIVLGLIYALFKLLAKILEKAISVQSLGDRDKWGGAIVGAIRGWLIAGVLLFMTIILPLPRAYYEMMDKSMLATSAAKSIQVIYDTSKPLHRTWPTFVEKVEATLTTMPSDKKDAPKRKTRKSPEKQAKEALALQDALDRLYYFYGEADTY